In Synergistaceae bacterium, one genomic interval encodes:
- a CDS encoding virulence RhuM family protein: MQKNDNLENPYPSLGEVLLYKTADGTTRVEVQFHNETLWMSLVQMAELFQKDKSTISKHIKKIFEEGELNPKATVAKYATVQNEGDRSVKRDIEYYNLDVIISVGYRVKSIRGTQFRIWANSVLKEYLIKGFAMNDDLLKEAGGGRYFKELLERIRDIRASEKVFYRQVLDIFPGVPPIPNEYAGLTAINPAMIAL, encoded by the coding sequence ATGCAAAAAAACGACAACTTGGAAAATCCATATCCATCTTTGGGAGAAGTGCTCCTTTATAAAACTGCCGATGGCACTACTCGTGTGGAAGTCCAGTTCCACAATGAGACCCTGTGGATGTCTTTGGTACAAATGGCTGAACTTTTTCAGAAGGATAAATCGACCATCTCAAAACATATAAAAAAGATTTTTGAAGAGGGAGAGTTAAACCCAAAAGCAACTGTTGCAAAATATGCAACAGTTCAAAATGAAGGCGACAGGAGCGTCAAACGAGATATAGAATACTATAACCTTGATGTCATAATTTCTGTCGGATACCGCGTCAAATCCATAAGAGGCACACAATTCCGCATTTGGGCAAATTCTGTACTGAAAGAATATCTTATAAAAGGGTTTGCCATGAATGATGACCTGCTTAAAGAAGCTGGCGGCGGCAGATATTTTAAAGAACTTCTCGAACGCATAAGGGACATAAGAGCTTCAGAAAAGGTCTTTTATCGCCAGGTATTGGATATTTTTCCTGGAGTCCCGCCAATTCCTAACGAGTACGCCGGGTTAACCGCAATAAACCCAGCAATGATCGCACTTTGA